The proteins below are encoded in one region of Triticum aestivum cultivar Chinese Spring chromosome 1B, IWGSC CS RefSeq v2.1, whole genome shotgun sequence:
- the LOC123105666 gene encoding uncharacterized protein isoform X1, translating into MASTEEQVFLGSRNLSYHSAHYPDASADWDYPEDPGDRREGVEVAELHDQPARMSTSDSDPCEVARRALDLMFPREEDSDDCWSTWSAREEGSDDDDEQGEEGVDDCSTQEGSDYEDDGNCQVILAETNCPGKLYPKSEADDIDDKWVHRYSQQLNEHSKLCSEIMALGVYDDDYDYDYDDDDAPPCPVYPMRVFPDATGACVLGLNCHHRVYRTHDTSTTPSTLGERTPSYMLQLFFMRLSSFEPLYPINVYGIFAIRDYLDPRRNYVFNRPRDNAVTIEKKGSFVIPLCSPCRGMYLLDKALVEVDLWVKKEGDESDDKQLLSAYAEIDIRTEADLMLYERISGDNCNLDLKYKVLSESVEAVIQVYAKVDHPHHVLFTAFSTGYDDYPLRGVVLFDDKLFGEEKLFKHVVAVKANEELHIFLEVNGSVFKWTFQDEHVGAVVSPDDSILDYGHFFVRVLFAPKDCRLSSAPTF; encoded by the exons ATGGCATCGACGGAGGAGCAAGTCTTCCTTGGATCGAGGAACCTGTCGTATCACAGCGCCCACTACCCCGACGCTAGCGCCGATTGGGATTACCCGGAAGACCCAGGCGATCGGCGGGAAGGGGTGGAGGTTGCCGAGCTCCATGATCAGCCGGCGCGCATGAGCACCT CAGATTCAGATCCATGTGAAGTCGCCAGGCGTGCCTTGGACCTCATGTTCCCGCGGGAGGAAGACAGCGATGACTGCTGGAGCACCTGGAGCGCACGGGAGGAGGGCAGTGATGACGACGATGAACAAG GAGAGGAAGGAGTCGATGACTGTAGCACACAGGAGGGCAGCGATTATGAAGACGATGGCAATTGTCAAGTGATACTAGCCGAGACAAACTGTCCAG GAAAGCTCTACCCCAAGAGCGAAGCAGATGACATAGATGACAAATGGGTACATAGGTACTCCCAACAGCTTAATGAACACTCGAAGCTGTGCAGTGAGATTATGGCTCTGGGAGTTtatgatgatgattatgattatgattatgatgatgatgatgctcctcCTTGCCCCGTCTATCCCATGAGAGTGTTCCCTGACGCAACAGGTGCCTGCGTCCTTGGGCTCAACTGCCACCATCGTGTCTACAGGACCCATGACACTTCTACCA CTCCATCAACTCTTGGAGAGCGCACACCAAGTTACATGCTACAATTATTCTTCATGCGTCTATCAAGCTTTGAACCCTTGTATCCCATTAATGTGTATGGAATATTTGCCATTCGGGATTACTTGGACCCGCGACGGAACTACGTCTTTAACCGTCCCAGGGATAACGCTGTCACGATTGAAAAGAAG GGTTCCTTTGTCATACCACTTTGTAGCCCTTGTCGAGGAATGTATTTGTTGGATAAGGCTTTAGTAGAAGTTGATCTTTGGGTAAAGAAAGAAGGGGATGAATCAGATGACAAGCAACTACTTTCTGCATATGCTGAGATTGATATCCGGACTGAAGCTGATCTCATGCTTTATGAACGGATTTCTGGTGATAATTGCAATTTGGACTTGAAATATAAAGTCCTTTCAGAAAGTGTTGAGGCTGTAATACAAGTATATGCAAAGGTCGACCATCCTCACCATGTGTTGTTCACTGCTTTTAGCACCGGATATGATGACTATCCTCTTCGTGGGGTCGTGCTGTTTGATGACAAATTATTTGGCGAGGAAAAACTATTCAAGCATGTTGTCGCGGTAAAAGCAAATGAAGAACTGCATATTTTTTTAGAAGTGAACGGTTCAGTGTTCAAGTGGACTTTTCAAGATGAACATGTTGGAGCTGTTGTTTCTCCTGATGACTCAATCTTGGACTATGGCCATTTCTTCGTGAGGGTGTTGTTTGCTCCAAAGGATTGTCGGTTAAGCTCAGCTCCAACATTCTGA
- the LOC123105666 gene encoding uncharacterized protein isoform X2 encodes MASTEEQVFLGSRNLSYHSAHYPDASADWDYPEDPGDRREGVEVAELHDQPARMSTYSDPCEVARRALDLMFPREEDSDDCWSTWSAREEGSDDDDEQGEEGVDDCSTQEGSDYEDDGNCQVILAETNCPGKLYPKSEADDIDDKWVHRYSQQLNEHSKLCSEIMALGVYDDDYDYDYDDDDAPPCPVYPMRVFPDATGACVLGLNCHHRVYRTHDTSTTPSTLGERTPSYMLQLFFMRLSSFEPLYPINVYGIFAIRDYLDPRRNYVFNRPRDNAVTIEKKGSFVIPLCSPCRGMYLLDKALVEVDLWVKKEGDESDDKQLLSAYAEIDIRTEADLMLYERISGDNCNLDLKYKVLSESVEAVIQVYAKVDHPHHVLFTAFSTGYDDYPLRGVVLFDDKLFGEEKLFKHVVAVKANEELHIFLEVNGSVFKWTFQDEHVGAVVSPDDSILDYGHFFVRVLFAPKDCRLSSAPTF; translated from the exons ATGGCATCGACGGAGGAGCAAGTCTTCCTTGGATCGAGGAACCTGTCGTATCACAGCGCCCACTACCCCGACGCTAGCGCCGATTGGGATTACCCGGAAGACCCAGGCGATCGGCGGGAAGGGGTGGAGGTTGCCGAGCTCCATGATCAGCCGGCGCGCATGAGCACCT ATTCAGATCCATGTGAAGTCGCCAGGCGTGCCTTGGACCTCATGTTCCCGCGGGAGGAAGACAGCGATGACTGCTGGAGCACCTGGAGCGCACGGGAGGAGGGCAGTGATGACGACGATGAACAAG GAGAGGAAGGAGTCGATGACTGTAGCACACAGGAGGGCAGCGATTATGAAGACGATGGCAATTGTCAAGTGATACTAGCCGAGACAAACTGTCCAG GAAAGCTCTACCCCAAGAGCGAAGCAGATGACATAGATGACAAATGGGTACATAGGTACTCCCAACAGCTTAATGAACACTCGAAGCTGTGCAGTGAGATTATGGCTCTGGGAGTTtatgatgatgattatgattatgattatgatgatgatgatgctcctcCTTGCCCCGTCTATCCCATGAGAGTGTTCCCTGACGCAACAGGTGCCTGCGTCCTTGGGCTCAACTGCCACCATCGTGTCTACAGGACCCATGACACTTCTACCA CTCCATCAACTCTTGGAGAGCGCACACCAAGTTACATGCTACAATTATTCTTCATGCGTCTATCAAGCTTTGAACCCTTGTATCCCATTAATGTGTATGGAATATTTGCCATTCGGGATTACTTGGACCCGCGACGGAACTACGTCTTTAACCGTCCCAGGGATAACGCTGTCACGATTGAAAAGAAG GGTTCCTTTGTCATACCACTTTGTAGCCCTTGTCGAGGAATGTATTTGTTGGATAAGGCTTTAGTAGAAGTTGATCTTTGGGTAAAGAAAGAAGGGGATGAATCAGATGACAAGCAACTACTTTCTGCATATGCTGAGATTGATATCCGGACTGAAGCTGATCTCATGCTTTATGAACGGATTTCTGGTGATAATTGCAATTTGGACTTGAAATATAAAGTCCTTTCAGAAAGTGTTGAGGCTGTAATACAAGTATATGCAAAGGTCGACCATCCTCACCATGTGTTGTTCACTGCTTTTAGCACCGGATATGATGACTATCCTCTTCGTGGGGTCGTGCTGTTTGATGACAAATTATTTGGCGAGGAAAAACTATTCAAGCATGTTGTCGCGGTAAAAGCAAATGAAGAACTGCATATTTTTTTAGAAGTGAACGGTTCAGTGTTCAAGTGGACTTTTCAAGATGAACATGTTGGAGCTGTTGTTTCTCCTGATGACTCAATCTTGGACTATGGCCATTTCTTCGTGAGGGTGTTGTTTGCTCCAAAGGATTGTCGGTTAAGCTCAGCTCCAACATTCTGA
- the LOC123105666 gene encoding uncharacterized protein isoform X3, whose translation MASTEEQVFLGSRNLSYHSAHYPDASADWDYPEDPGDRREGVEVAELHDQPARMSTSDSDPCEVARRALDLMFPREEDSDDCWSTWSAREEGSDDDDEQGEEGVDDCSTQEGSDYEDDGNCQVILAETNCPGKLYPKSEADDIDDKWVHRYSQQLNEHSKLCSEIMALGVYDDDYDYDYDDDDAPPCPVYPMRVFPDATGACVLGLNCHHRVYRTHDTSTTPSTLGERTPSYMLQLFFMRLSSFEPLYPINVYGIFAIRDYLDPRRNYVFNRPRDNAVTIEKKILGFLCHTTL comes from the exons ATGGCATCGACGGAGGAGCAAGTCTTCCTTGGATCGAGGAACCTGTCGTATCACAGCGCCCACTACCCCGACGCTAGCGCCGATTGGGATTACCCGGAAGACCCAGGCGATCGGCGGGAAGGGGTGGAGGTTGCCGAGCTCCATGATCAGCCGGCGCGCATGAGCACCT CAGATTCAGATCCATGTGAAGTCGCCAGGCGTGCCTTGGACCTCATGTTCCCGCGGGAGGAAGACAGCGATGACTGCTGGAGCACCTGGAGCGCACGGGAGGAGGGCAGTGATGACGACGATGAACAAG GAGAGGAAGGAGTCGATGACTGTAGCACACAGGAGGGCAGCGATTATGAAGACGATGGCAATTGTCAAGTGATACTAGCCGAGACAAACTGTCCAG GAAAGCTCTACCCCAAGAGCGAAGCAGATGACATAGATGACAAATGGGTACATAGGTACTCCCAACAGCTTAATGAACACTCGAAGCTGTGCAGTGAGATTATGGCTCTGGGAGTTtatgatgatgattatgattatgattatgatgatgatgatgctcctcCTTGCCCCGTCTATCCCATGAGAGTGTTCCCTGACGCAACAGGTGCCTGCGTCCTTGGGCTCAACTGCCACCATCGTGTCTACAGGACCCATGACACTTCTACCA CTCCATCAACTCTTGGAGAGCGCACACCAAGTTACATGCTACAATTATTCTTCATGCGTCTATCAAGCTTTGAACCCTTGTATCCCATTAATGTGTATGGAATATTTGCCATTCGGGATTACTTGGACCCGCGACGGAACTACGTCTTTAACCGTCCCAGGGATAACGCTGTCACGATTGAAAAGAAG ATCCTAGGGTTCCTTTGTCATACCACTTTGTAG
- the LOC123105666 gene encoding uncharacterized protein isoform X4 codes for MASTEEQVFLGSRNLSYHSAHYPDASADWDYPEDPGDRREGVEVAELHDQPARMSTSDSDPCEVARRALDLMFPREEDSDDCWSTWSAREEGSDDDDEQGEEGVDDCSTQEGSDYEDDGNCQVILAETNCPGKLYPKSEADDIDDKWVHRYSQQLNEHSKLCSEIMALGVYDDDYDYDYDDDDAPPCPVYPMRVFPDATGACVLGLNCHHRVYRTHDTSTTPSTLGERTPSYMLQLFFMRLSSFEPLYPINVYGIFAIRDYLDPRRNYVFNRPRDNAVTIEKKHRI; via the exons ATGGCATCGACGGAGGAGCAAGTCTTCCTTGGATCGAGGAACCTGTCGTATCACAGCGCCCACTACCCCGACGCTAGCGCCGATTGGGATTACCCGGAAGACCCAGGCGATCGGCGGGAAGGGGTGGAGGTTGCCGAGCTCCATGATCAGCCGGCGCGCATGAGCACCT CAGATTCAGATCCATGTGAAGTCGCCAGGCGTGCCTTGGACCTCATGTTCCCGCGGGAGGAAGACAGCGATGACTGCTGGAGCACCTGGAGCGCACGGGAGGAGGGCAGTGATGACGACGATGAACAAG GAGAGGAAGGAGTCGATGACTGTAGCACACAGGAGGGCAGCGATTATGAAGACGATGGCAATTGTCAAGTGATACTAGCCGAGACAAACTGTCCAG GAAAGCTCTACCCCAAGAGCGAAGCAGATGACATAGATGACAAATGGGTACATAGGTACTCCCAACAGCTTAATGAACACTCGAAGCTGTGCAGTGAGATTATGGCTCTGGGAGTTtatgatgatgattatgattatgattatgatgatgatgatgctcctcCTTGCCCCGTCTATCCCATGAGAGTGTTCCCTGACGCAACAGGTGCCTGCGTCCTTGGGCTCAACTGCCACCATCGTGTCTACAGGACCCATGACACTTCTACCA CTCCATCAACTCTTGGAGAGCGCACACCAAGTTACATGCTACAATTATTCTTCATGCGTCTATCAAGCTTTGAACCCTTGTATCCCATTAATGTGTATGGAATATTTGCCATTCGGGATTACTTGGACCCGCGACGGAACTACGTCTTTAACCGTCCCAGGGATAACGCTGTCACGATTGAAAAGAAG CACCGGATATGA